Proteins encoded by one window of Paenibacillus urinalis:
- a CDS encoding ParB/RepB/Spo0J family partition protein has protein sequence MSKRLGKGLDALIPSLSINEDDKIVEIPLSQLRANPYQPRKTFDEDSIQELAESIRQHGVIQPIIVRSVLKGYEIIAGERRFRASQFCGKSTIPAVVRNFTEQQVMEIALIENLQRENLNAMEVAVAYQGLMDQFSLTQEELSMKVGKSRSHIANFLRLLALPEEVKEHVSRGTLSMGHARAIVGIKEQKVVKELAKQCIQQQWSVRELEEAVQQLDRKNEDQKVKVKQKKRDPYIENVEESLRNRFQTTVKIKANKDKGKIELNYYSQQDLERLLELLQLQ, from the coding sequence ATGAGTAAGCGTTTGGGTAAAGGCTTGGATGCACTTATACCTTCGCTTTCGATTAACGAAGATGACAAGATTGTGGAAATACCACTGAGCCAGCTGCGAGCAAATCCCTACCAGCCTAGAAAAACGTTCGATGAAGATTCTATACAAGAGTTAGCCGAATCGATTCGACAGCATGGTGTCATTCAACCCATTATTGTACGGAGTGTACTGAAGGGCTATGAAATTATTGCAGGAGAACGTCGTTTTCGGGCATCTCAATTTTGTGGTAAATCCACCATTCCTGCGGTCGTAAGAAACTTTACGGAACAACAGGTGATGGAAATTGCCTTGATCGAAAATTTACAACGAGAAAATTTGAATGCCATGGAGGTCGCCGTTGCATATCAAGGACTGATGGATCAATTTTCTCTCACCCAAGAAGAGTTATCCATGAAGGTAGGTAAATCAAGATCGCATATCGCAAATTTTTTAAGACTACTGGCCCTGCCTGAGGAAGTGAAGGAGCATGTTTCACGTGGAACATTATCCATGGGACATGCGAGAGCCATTGTAGGAATCAAGGAGCAGAAGGTCGTTAAAGAATTAGCGAAGCAATGCATCCAACAGCAGTGGAGTGTGCGGGAGCTGGAAGAAGCCGTACAGCAACTGGATCGCAAAAATGAAGATCAAAAGGTGAAGGTTAAACAAAAGAAGAGAGATCCTTATATTGAAAATGTAGAAGAAAGCCTGCGCAATCGATTCCAAACGACAGTGAAGATCAAAGCGAACAAAGATAAAGGTAAAATCGAACTGAACTATTATAGTCAACAGGATCTGGAAAGATTGCTAGAGCTGCTGCAATTGCAGTAG
- the mnmG gene encoding tRNA uridine-5-carboxymethylaminomethyl(34) synthesis enzyme MnmG: MGYDGGTFDVIVVGAGHAGVESALAAARMGCKTLMVTINLDMIAFMPCNPSIGGPAKGHVVREIDALGGEMGRNIDKTFIQMRMLNTGKGPAVHALRAQADKFSYQHTMKETMEKEPNLTMRQGMVDRLIVEDGQCVGVITQTGTEYRAKSVVITTGTYLRGKVIMGELMYESGPNNQQPSIKLSDHLKELGFELVRFKTGTPPRVHKDTIDFSKTEIQPGDDEPKFFSYETEGSDNEQLPCWLTYTSTVTHQIINDNLHRAPMFSGVIEGTGPRYCPSIEDKIVRFSDKPKHQIFLEPEGKNTKEYYVQGLSTSLPEDVQLQVLRSIPGMENVEMMRNGYAIEYDAMVPTQLLPSLETKRLPGLFTAGQINGTSGYEEAAGQGIMAGINAARKAQGKEAVVLDRSQGYIGVLIDDLVTKGTNEPYRLLTSRAEYRLLLRHDNADLRLTPLGKEIGLISEERYARFLNKKEKVDQEIERLRTTRIRPSEVNELLASLESAPLQDGTTLLTLMRRPEISYSIIEQISPAPEALNAEMKEQVEIQIKYAGYIEKQLIHVERLQKMEKKKIPDSIHYSEIHGLAMEAKQKLEQIRPISIGQASRISGVTPADISILLVYLEHYNRVTASRG, from the coding sequence ATGGGATATGATGGCGGAACGTTTGATGTCATCGTCGTTGGTGCCGGTCACGCAGGTGTAGAATCAGCGCTGGCGGCTGCACGGATGGGTTGTAAGACGCTGATGGTGACCATCAATCTGGACATGATTGCATTCATGCCGTGTAACCCGTCAATTGGCGGACCTGCGAAAGGGCATGTCGTTCGTGAGATTGATGCACTTGGCGGTGAGATGGGCCGCAATATTGATAAGACCTTTATTCAAATGCGGATGTTGAATACAGGGAAGGGACCTGCCGTTCATGCGCTGCGGGCGCAGGCAGATAAATTCTCTTACCAGCATACGATGAAAGAGACGATGGAGAAGGAGCCGAACCTCACGATGCGTCAAGGCATGGTAGATCGTCTGATCGTAGAGGATGGACAATGTGTTGGTGTGATCACCCAGACAGGAACGGAATACCGGGCTAAATCGGTTGTTATTACAACAGGCACCTATTTGCGCGGGAAAGTCATTATGGGTGAGCTGATGTATGAGAGCGGTCCTAACAACCAGCAACCGTCCATTAAGCTATCAGATCACTTGAAGGAGCTGGGCTTTGAGCTCGTTCGTTTCAAGACAGGAACACCGCCGCGGGTGCATAAGGATACAATTGATTTCTCGAAAACAGAAATTCAGCCAGGTGATGATGAGCCTAAATTCTTCTCATATGAGACCGAAGGCTCGGATAATGAGCAGCTCCCATGCTGGCTGACATATACGTCGACAGTGACCCATCAGATCATTAATGACAATCTTCACCGTGCTCCGATGTTCTCTGGTGTAATAGAAGGAACAGGACCAAGATATTGCCCATCGATTGAGGATAAGATTGTTCGCTTCAGCGATAAGCCGAAGCACCAAATTTTCCTTGAGCCGGAAGGCAAGAATACGAAGGAGTATTACGTTCAAGGTCTGTCCACCAGCTTGCCAGAGGATGTTCAGCTGCAAGTGCTTCGATCCATCCCTGGGATGGAAAATGTAGAGATGATGCGAAATGGGTACGCGATTGAATATGACGCCATGGTGCCGACACAGCTGCTTCCTTCACTGGAGACGAAACGTCTGCCAGGTCTCTTCACAGCTGGTCAAATTAACGGTACATCCGGATACGAAGAAGCGGCAGGACAAGGGATTATGGCAGGTATTAACGCGGCACGTAAAGCCCAAGGTAAAGAGGCAGTGGTGCTGGATCGTTCGCAGGGCTATATCGGTGTGCTGATCGATGATCTGGTAACGAAGGGGACGAATGAGCCATACCGTTTGCTCACCTCACGTGCCGAATATCGTTTGCTGCTTCGCCATGATAATGCAGATCTACGACTGACACCTTTGGGCAAAGAGATCGGCTTGATCTCAGAGGAGCGTTATGCTCGATTCCTCAATAAGAAGGAAAAAGTAGATCAAGAAATTGAACGTCTGCGCACAACAAGAATCCGCCCATCGGAAGTGAATGAGCTGCTTGCAAGTCTGGAATCAGCTCCGCTTCAGGATGGTACAACGCTGCTTACGCTGATGAGACGTCCTGAGATTTCCTACAGCATTATTGAACAAATCTCTCCTGCACCTGAAGCGTTGAATGCTGAAATGAAGGAGCAAGTTGAGATTCAAATTAAATATGCAGGCTATATTGAGAAGCAATTAATTCATGTAGAACGTCTTCAAAAAATGGAGAAGAAGAAGATTCCAGACTCCATCCATTATAGTGAGATTCATGGTTTAGCGATGGAGGCCAAACAGAAGCTTGAACAGATTCGCCCCATCTCCATCGGTCAAGCATCCCGTATTTCAGGTGTGACACCTGCCGATATTTCGATCTTGCTCGTGTATTTGGAACATTACAATCGGGTAACGGCATCTAGGGGGTAA
- the noc gene encoding nucleoid occlusion protein produces MKEQFSKLFGLTERSSGDEVKQIPINEIVSSPYQPRTIFDDEKIDELCQTIKTHGVIQPIVVRIRNSQYEIIAGERRWRAVKKLGMDHIPAIVREFNDSQAASIALIENLQREGLTAIEEAVAYQKLIDLHQLTQESLAQRLGKSQSTIANKIRLLQLPEEVKNALMERKISERHARALLSLDQLELQLKLLEEIISKELNVKQTEARVAFYKEATTVKKSKRISFTKDVRLALNTIRQSIDMVSGSGMDIKTKESDHEDHYEIVIQIPKRK; encoded by the coding sequence ATGAAAGAACAATTTTCTAAGTTATTTGGTTTGACGGAACGCAGTAGCGGGGATGAAGTAAAGCAAATTCCGATTAACGAAATTGTCAGCAGCCCGTATCAGCCCCGTACGATTTTTGATGACGAGAAGATTGATGAGTTATGCCAGACGATCAAAACGCATGGTGTTATTCAACCGATTGTAGTCCGTATTCGTAATTCCCAGTATGAGATTATTGCTGGTGAGAGACGCTGGCGTGCCGTGAAGAAGCTTGGAATGGACCATATTCCAGCGATTGTTCGAGAATTTAATGATTCTCAAGCGGCTTCCATTGCTCTCATTGAAAATCTACAGCGTGAAGGGCTTACGGCCATAGAAGAAGCAGTTGCCTATCAGAAATTAATAGACTTACATCAGCTGACACAAGAGAGCCTTGCACAGCGTCTTGGCAAAAGTCAGTCTACGATTGCGAACAAAATCAGACTTCTGCAGCTTCCTGAGGAAGTGAAGAACGCACTGATGGAACGTAAAATTTCGGAGCGACATGCCCGAGCATTATTGTCACTGGATCAATTGGAGCTGCAGCTGAAGTTATTAGAGGAAATTATCAGCAAAGAGCTGAATGTTAAACAAACCGAAGCAAGAGTTGCTTTTTATAAGGAAGCGACCACCGTTAAGAAATCGAAACGTATCTCCTTTACAAAGGATGTGCGTCTGGCATTAAATACGATTCGTCAATCCATAGACATGGTGTCTGGCTCAGGCATGGATATTAAGACGAAGGAATCCGATCATGAAGATCATTACGAAATCGTGATTCAGATCCCTAAACGCAAGTAA
- a CDS encoding ParA family protein — MSKIIAVANQKGGVGKTTTSVNLGAGMASLGKRVLLVDIDPQGNTTSGVGINKADVAHCIYDVLIEEIHPREAIVETRIQGLHIIPATIQLAGAEIELVSTISREVRLKKSLQLVKDEYDYILIDCPPSLGMLTINSLTASDSVIIPIQCEYYALEGLSQLLNTIRLVQKHLNTSLQIEGVLLTMFDARTNLGIQVIEEVKKYFQQKVYQTIIPRNVRLSEAPSHGQSIITYDPRSRGAEVYLELAKEVISYE; from the coding sequence GTGTCGAAGATTATTGCCGTAGCAAACCAGAAGGGCGGAGTAGGGAAGACCACAACTTCCGTCAATTTGGGTGCGGGGATGGCCTCGTTAGGTAAACGAGTGCTTCTCGTAGATATAGATCCCCAAGGGAATACAACCAGCGGGGTTGGTATTAATAAAGCAGACGTAGCCCATTGCATTTATGATGTTCTTATTGAAGAGATTCATCCCAGAGAAGCCATTGTAGAGACCCGTATTCAAGGCCTGCATATTATTCCAGCGACAATTCAGCTTGCAGGCGCAGAAATTGAGCTTGTTTCAACGATATCTCGTGAAGTAAGGCTTAAGAAATCACTGCAGCTCGTCAAGGACGAGTATGATTACATCCTCATCGATTGCCCTCCATCCTTGGGCATGCTCACTATTAATTCGCTAACAGCATCCGATTCGGTCATTATCCCTATACAGTGTGAGTACTATGCGTTGGAGGGACTGAGTCAGCTATTAAACACCATTCGTCTTGTACAAAAGCATCTGAATACCTCACTGCAAATTGAAGGTGTCTTATTGACGATGTTCGATGCACGTACTAATCTAGGTATACAAGTTATTGAAGAAGTGAAAAAGTATTTCCAACAGAAAGTATATCAAACGATTATCCCGAGAAATGTACGTCTGAGTGAAGCTCCATCACATGGACAGTCCATCATTACTTATGACCCTCGTTCAAGAGGAGCAGAAGTATATTTAGAGTTGGCAAAGGAAGTGATCTCATATGAGTAA
- the rsmG gene encoding 16S rRNA (guanine(527)-N(7))-methyltransferase RsmG, whose product MDQIQQQLQDRLDPQGISLTEKQLEQFELYYKELVSWNERMNLTGITEREQVYTKHFYDSVSLSFYVDMNKIQTLADIGSGAGFPGIPLKICYPHLKLTIIDSLNKRINFLQHIVDTLGLTDVELIHGRAEELGRRTGYRDHYDLVTARAVARLAVLNEFCLPFVRKEGIFAAMKGSDPTEELLDAQFSLKELKAKVINTHAFQLPVEESARHIIVIGKTSSTPKKYPRKPGMPLKMPLVK is encoded by the coding sequence ATGGATCAAATACAGCAGCAGCTGCAGGATCGTTTGGATCCACAGGGTATATCGCTTACGGAGAAACAGTTGGAGCAATTCGAGCTTTATTATAAAGAGCTGGTATCCTGGAATGAGAGAATGAATTTGACGGGAATTACGGAGCGGGAGCAGGTCTATACGAAGCATTTTTACGACTCCGTTTCCCTTTCTTTTTATGTGGATATGAACAAGATTCAGACGCTTGCAGATATAGGGTCTGGAGCCGGATTTCCCGGTATCCCATTGAAGATTTGCTATCCGCATTTGAAGCTTACGATTATCGATTCATTGAACAAAAGGATTAACTTCCTTCAGCATATCGTGGATACGCTGGGCCTTACCGATGTCGAGCTTATCCATGGCCGTGCAGAAGAGCTGGGAAGACGTACAGGATATCGGGATCATTATGACCTGGTTACGGCTCGAGCTGTCGCTCGATTGGCTGTACTGAATGAATTCTGTTTGCCTTTTGTTCGGAAAGAAGGCATCTTTGCCGCAATGAAGGGAAGCGATCCTACTGAAGAATTGCTGGATGCTCAATTCAGCCTGAAGGAGCTCAAGGCGAAGGTGATCAACACGCACGCATTCCAGCTGCCCGTTGAAGAATCGGCAAGACATATTATTGTCATAGGCAAAACAAGCAGCACACCGAAGAAGTATCCCCGCAAACCAGGGATGCCTCTGAAAATGCCGCTTGTGAAATAG